A window of the Lepus europaeus isolate LE1 chromosome 5, mLepTim1.pri, whole genome shotgun sequence genome harbors these coding sequences:
- the C5H1orf174 gene encoding UPF0688 protein C1orf174 homolog isoform X2, with protein MRSRKTSSSHKAADRRTSKKFKCDKGHVVKSELQKPAPNSDGASLPAVPGAPPDSALAGDSALPAGSAADAAAHEGCGAGREACSTQTTDALRRPPHGAAPRSEDVRGWSATQAEPETEAGRAPVLQMDSSAFLDDDSNQPMPVSRFFGNVELMQDLPPASSSCPSMSRREFRKMHFRAKDDEEEDGTGV; from the exons ACTTCCTCATCGCACAAGGCCGCAGACAGGCGAACTTCCAAGAAGTTCAAGTGTGACAAGGGCCACGTTGTGAAGTCCGAATTACAGAAACCGGCCCCTAACAGTGACGGTGCTTCTCTGCCGGCAGTGCCCGGGGCGCCGCCCGACAGCGCCCTCGCTGGGGACAGTGCACTGCCCGCAGGCTCCGCGGCCGATGCTGCCGCCCACGAGGGCTGCGGCGCAGGGAGGGAGGCCTGCTCCACACAGACCACAGACGCCCTGCGCAGGCCGCCACACGGCGCTGCTCCCAGGAGCGAAGACGTGCGGGGCTGGTCAGCCACGCAGGCGGAGCCGGAGACGGAGGCGGGGCGGGCACCCGTGCTGCAGATGGACAGCAGCGCCTTCCTGGACGACGACAGCAACCAGCCGATGCCCGTGAGCAGATTCTTCGGGAACGTGGAGCTCATGCAG GACCTGCCGCCAGCGTCTTCCTCCTGCCCTTCCATGAGCAGGCGAGAGTTCAGGAAGATGCACTTCAGAGCCAAAGACGACGAGGAGGAGGACGGCACGGGGGTGTGA
- the DFFB gene encoding DNA fragmentation factor subunit beta, producing the protein MLGKPKRVRLRALHGAGKFGVAGRSLPELLRKGCLRFQLPEAGARLCLYEDGTEVTADYLPGLPDDAELVLLAEGQSWRGYVSDISRFLSAFHEPHAELIQAARQLLADEQAPLRRKLLADLLHSASQNIAAEARAEDPPWFEGLESRFRSKSSYLRFSCESRIRSYLREVSSYVTMVGSEAQEEYLRVLGAMEQKLRSVRYNGSYFDRGAEAGSRLCTPEGWFCCQGPFDEDGCLSKHSINPYSNRESRVLFSTWNLDHIIEKKRTIVPTLAEAVGAQNGRQVDWEYFYGLLFTTQNLKLVHVVCHKKTTHKLSCDPSRVYRAPAKRRVRAARKRR; encoded by the exons ATGCTCGGGAAGCCCAAGCGCGTGCGGCTGCGCGCCCTGCACGGCGCGGGCAAGTTCGGGGTGGCGGGCAGGAGCCTCCCGGAGCTGCTGCGCAAGGGCTGCCTGCGCTTCCAG CTGCCGGAGGCCGGCGCCCGGCTGTGCCTGTACGAGGACGGCACCGAGGTGACCGCCGACTACCTGCCCGGCCTCCCGGACGACGCGGAGCTCGTGCTGCTCGCCGAGGGCCAGAGCTGGCGCGGCT ACGTGAGCGACATCAGCCGCTTCCTCAGCGCCTTCCACGAGCCGCACGCGGAGCTCATCCAGGCCGCACGGCAGCTGCTGGCCGACGAGCAGGCCCCGCTGAGGCGGAAGCTCCTGGCCGACCTgctgcacagcgccagccagaacATCGCGGCCGAGGCCCGGGCCGAGGACCCGCCCTGGTTTGAAG GCCTGGAATCCCGATTCAGGAGCAAGTCTAGCTACCTGAGGTTCAGCTGCGAGAGCCGGATCCGAAGTTACCTGAGAGAG gtgagCTCTTATGTCACCATGGTGGGCTCGGAGGCCCAGGAGGAGTACCTGCGGGTCCTGGGTGCCATGGAACAGAAGCTCAGGTCTGTGCGGTACAACGGCAGCTACTTCGACAGAGGAGCGGAGGCTGGCAGCCGCCTCTGCACGCCCGAGGGCTGGTTCTGCTGCCAG GGTCCTTTTGACGAGGACGGCTGCTTGTCCAAACACTCCATCAACCCCTACAGCAACAGGGAGAGCAGGGTCCTGTTCAGCACGTGGAACCTGGACCACAT AATAGAGAAGAAGCGCACCATCGTGCCCACGCTGGCCGAGGCAGTCGGGGCACAGAACGGCCGGCAGGTGGACTGGGAGTACTTCTACGGCCTGCTTTTCACCACCCAGAACCTGAAGCTGGTGCACGTCGTCTGCCACAAGAAGACCACCCACAAGCTCAGCTGTGACCCCAGCAGGGTCTACAGGGCCCCTGCGAAGCGGCGGGTGAGAGCTGCTCGGAAGCGCCGGTGA